The genomic DNA CCCTTCCATTTTTTCCGCGTCCCTTTATTCCACTTTTTCTCGAACTTGTAAATCAGCGTTCCGATCCATTTCACCGGATGTGGCCAATCGATCGGATCACCGAGAAGTAAATCAATAAAATAAGCAATCGTCATGGCCAATAAATGTTGAAGAAACATGGTTCCCCCCCCCTAACAAAATAAAAAACATCTCCACATTGAAATGGAGATGTTGGAATAAGCTTCTTCCTTATGTAAGAAACCGACCACACCACCTATCCTCGTAGGTACACGGTGTCAAGATATAGTCAGGTTTCCTGGCTGATGGTCATTGCTTTCTGCACCTTCCCATGCAATTCCTTATTGCACAGTGGTTTTTACAGTATGCTCCCATTTACAGTGGCGGGACCGCGTTGGACTTTCACCAACTTCCCTAGACTTCTAAAAAGAAGTACACCTATTCTTGCTCATATTTACTTTTCATATCTTAATACTAATCTTGTAACAAAGGAATGACAAGGCAATCGCTGACATATTTTTTTCATTGTGACAAATCGGAACCGCCATTCACTGCCACCATAAAAATATTAAAAGCGACAAAATAGGACAAATGAAGACAACTTTTAAAATCTACCAAATGAATCTTTTGTCATCTTTCTTTACAATTCTCCTTCTATTTGTTAAAATTTTTTAATAATTTAAAACATTAACACCATTGGTTTTTAATAGATTGGGAGGGAATTATTTTGGCAGAATTAAGAAGTAATATGATAAAAAAGGGATTTGATCGTGCACCACACCGAAGCCTTTTGCGTGCGGCTGGGGTAAAAGAAGAGGATTTTGGTAAGCCATTTATCGCAGTAGTTAACTCCTACATTGATATCGTGCCAGGACATGTGCACTTACAAGAGTTCGGGAAAATTGTCAAAGACGCTATCCGTGAAGCAGGTGGAGTTCCATTTGAAATGAACACAATCGGTGTCGATGATGGAATTGCAATGGGTCATATCGGCATGCGCTACTCGCTACCAAGCCGTGAAATCATTGCTGACTCGGTTGAAACGGTTGTCGCTGCTCACTGGTTTGATGGAATGGTTTGTATCCCGAACTGTGACAAGATTACTCCTGGTATGTTAATGGCATCACTTCGTTTAAATATCCCTACTGTTTTTGTAAGCGGTGGACCAATGAAGGCTGGAGTAACTAGCGATGGCAAAAAGATCTCACTTTCTTCTGTATTCGAAGGCGTTGGTGCATACCAAGCTGGAAAACTTGATGACAAGGGACTATTAGAATTAGAACAGTTTGGCTGTCCGACATGTGGATCTTGTTCAGGTATGTTCACAGCAAACTCGATGAACTGTTTAGCAGAAGCGCTTGGATTGGCTCTTCCTGGTAATGGAACGATTTTAGCTGTAGCGCCTGAGCGTAGAGATTTCGTTAGGAAATCAGCAACACAGTTAATGGAACTGATTGAAAAGGATATTAAGCCTCGTGATATCGTTACAGAAAAAGCAATCGATAACGCGTTTGCCCTTGATATGGCATTAGGTGGATCTTCCAATACTGTACTTCATACTTTAGCATTAGCTCATGAAGCAGAAATCGATTATCCAATCGGAAGAATCAATGAAGTAGCGGCTCGTGTTCCTCACTTGTCAAAGCTTGCTCCAGCTTCTGACGTGTTTATTGAAGACTTGCATGAAGCAGGCGGAGTTTCTGCGGTTCTAAACGAATTATCCAAGAAAGAAGGCGCCCTTCACCTGGATACATTAACCGTTACAGGGAAAACACTTGGTGAAAATATCGCTGGCTGTGATGTTAAGAATTATGATGTGATTCATTCCATTGATAATCCATTTAGTGAAAAGGGTGGACTTGCTGTATTATTCGGAAACCTTGCTCCAGATGGTGCCATCATTAAAACAGGTGGAATCACGGGTGGAAACCGCCATGAAGGACCTGCTGTTGTGTTTGATTCACAAGACGAAGCTCTTCACGGCATTGCAAACGGAAAAGTGAAAGAAGGCGACGTTGTAGTAATCCGTTATGAAGGACCAAAAGGTGGACCTGGTATGCCTGAAATGCTAGCCCCAACTTCTCAAATCATGGGAATGGGACTTGGTGCAAAGGTTGCTCTTGTAACAGATGGCCGCTTCTCTGGTGCTTCACGTGGATTGTCTATCGGACACGCATCACCAGAAGCTGCAGAAGGTGGACCATTAGCGTTTATCCAAAATGGAGATCAGATTATCATCGATGTTGACGCTCGTTCCATGGATGTTGTTCTTTCTGACGAAGAATGGGCAGAGCGTAAAGCAAACTGGAAAGGCTTTGAACCTAAGGTGAAAAAGGGTTATCTAGCTCGTTATTCGAAGCTTGTAACATCTGCTAGCACCGGTGGAGTTATGAAAATCTAATATTAATTTGGCACCCATTCACTTTTTTTGTGATGGGTGTTTTATTTTTTAAAATTTTTTTCCACTTACAGCCTCAGTTATGTAAGCGCTCCCTCTACTTCCTTCTACCAAAAACAGCTGTTGACACTTCTCCCCTATTAGATTTATGATTCATGTAACAAATTAATAAGACCTTTTACTTATCAAGAGTGACCGAGGGATTAGGCCCTATGACGTCCGGCAACCTCCATTTCATGGAACGGTGCCACTTCCTACAGAATGATTCCATTCTGAAAGATAAGTCGTATATATAACGATGCCTCTTTCTGATTGGAAAGAGGCATTTTTGTATTTTCATAGCTTAAGGGGTGACATAAATGATCGAAGTAACAGACTTGGTGAAAGTCTACCAAACAAAAAAAGGTGAAGTAACGGGTGTGGACCATGTGTCATTAACGGTGAACAAAGGGGAAATCTTTGGAATCGTTGGTTATAGCGGTGCTGGGAAAAGTTCATTACTACGTTGCTTGAATTTATTAGAGGCTCCGACCTCAGGGGAAATTAAAATCGATGGGGTATCCCTTACCACACTTGGGAAAAAGGAGCTTCGGACTGCTCGTCAAAAAATTGGGATGATCTTTCAACACTTCTATCTCGTAAGCTCAAAGACGGTTTTTGAAAACGTAGCTTTTGCCTTAAAGGCTGCACATAAATCAAAAGCAGAAATTGATAATCGAGTCACCGATCTACTTGAAATGGTCGGCTTGTCAGATAAGCGTGATGTGTATCCCTCTCAGCTAAGCGGTGGACAAAAGCAACGTGTAGGAATTGCGAGAGCTTTAGCAAATAACCCTTCCGTTCTGCTTTGTGATGAAGCCACCTCTGCCCTGGACCCAAGCACGACGAAATCGATTTTATCTTTGTTAAAAAAGATTAACCAGGAGCTAGGATTAACGATTGTACTGATCACACATGAGATGGAAGTTGTAAAAGAGATTTGTGATCGAATGGCAGTTATGCAGGACGGGCGAATTGTTGAGGAAGGTCATGTCTATGATTTGTTCTCAAATCCAACGAATGAACTGACGAAAGAATTCATTAATACCATTCTTCAATTTGATTTACCAGATCACTTGCTAACTTCAAGCAAAGGAAAAATTGTAAAGATTCATTTCCGCGGGGCAATTGCAGAGGAATCAGTAATTTCAGACGCGCTTCAGAAGTTCCAAGTAAAGGGCAATATTTTACACGGCAAGATCGAGTACATAAAAGAAACTCCACTTGGAATCTTCATTATGGAACTCACAGGTGATATTGCCGAAGTAGAAAAAGCAATACAATACATCACATCTCGCACAGAAAGCTTGGAGGTGATCCGAGATGCCGCTTGATAGCTTGATAGAATTACTACCTGATTTGAACAAAGCCTTTTTTGAAACGATTTATATGGTCGGTATATCAATTGCAGTAGCTATGATTATCGGATTGCCAGTAGGAGTACTGTTGTTTGTTACCGACCGCGGATTGTTTTTAGAGAATTCCCTATTTAATCAAATTGTTGGATTTTTAGTGAACATGATCCGTTCGATTCCGTTTATCATCCTGCTCATTGCACTTTTGCCTTTAGCAGATTTGATTGCTGGTTCAACAATTGGACCAACAGCAGCATCCGTCTCACTCTCGGTCGCTGCCATTCCTTTCTTTGCTAGATTGGTAGAACAGTCACTGCGAGAGATCGACAAAGGAGTGATTGAAGCAGCGGTTGCTGTCGGGGCTTCTCCGTGGATGATCATCAAAGAAGTTCTTCTTCCAGAGGCAAAGCCAGGGATCATCCAAGGTGTGACCATTACGATTATTAGCTTAGTTGCTTACTCCGCCATGGCGGGAATCGTCGGTGGAGGCGGTGTCGGAGACCTTGCCATCCGCTTTGGGTACTACCGCTACGACAATACCGTCATGATTACCACCGTTATCATCTTAATTTGCTTAGTCCAGCTCATCCAATTTTTCGGTGACCGACTTGCAAAGGCAGTAAATAAAAAATAAATCACATTTAACCACTGTCCATCCCAGAAGGACAAAAACGCACCAACTGTCCACGAAGGGTGACAGACACCATAAAAATTATTGGGGGAGTATTTACGATGAGAAAGTTATTTTTGAGTTTTGTAGTTTTAATTGCAATCGCCGTGCTTGCAGCTTGCGGTGGAAGTTCTGAGGAGGCATCTTCTTCTGAGGAAAAGGCGACTGAGAAAAAAGAAGTGAAAATTGGAGCAACGTCTGGTCCATACAGTGACATGGTTTCAAACGCAATTAAGCCTTTATTAGAGGAAAAAGGCTATGAAGTAGAAGTAGTTGAATTCAGTGACTATGTTCAACCAAATCTCGCTCTTTCCAAGGGAGACATTGACGCAAACCTATTCCAGCACAAAATCTACATGGAAAACTTCGCAAAAGAAAATAAGATTGAACTATCTGACGTTATTTCCGTACCAACTGCACCAATGGGGATCTACTCTAAGACGTTTACTTCTGTAGATGAAATTTCGGATGGAGCTGATATTGCTATCCCAAATGACCCAACAAATGCAGCACGTGCTTTCTTAATTTTAGAAGATCTTGGGTTAATCTCATTAAACGCAGATGCTGACCCATTAACGGTTTCAGAAAAAGACGTAGAAAAGAACGTAAAAAATCTAGTATTCCAACCAATTGAAGCAGCTCAGCTTCCACGTGCGGTTGACAGCGTGGACCTTGCTGCAGTACCAGGAAACTTCGCTTTAGCAGCAAAAATGGACTTATTAGACGCATTACAGCTTGAAAATATGCCAGATCAATACCGTAACCGTGTGGCGGTAGATACAAAGAATATTGACAGCCAATTTGCAAAAGATCTGAAAGAAGTTGTTGAATCAGAAGAATTTGAAACCATCATCGACGAGGACTTCCAAGGCTTTGGTAAACCAGAATGGATGGTAAATCGCTAATTGATAAACATAAAAAACAACGCCCTTACCCGGCGTTGTTTTTACTAGAAAGGAATGAATACATTGAAAAAACTTGAAGTGCGTGGAGCTCCCTCTTATTATGCATGTCATGAGGGTTCGTTTGATGACCTTGAAAATCTACTTCTCTTGAATTCAATTAATCATTGCTTAGTAATTCACGGAGAACAATCTTGGAAAGCAGCATCATCCTATTTTCCAAATATGCAAGATGTAAAGCTAACCTTTGTTCCCTATCATGGAGAATGCTCACTACGAGAGGTACAGCGAATCTCAACGATAGCCAATGACACAAACATCGACGCCATCATAGGTATAGGCGGAGGAAAAGTACTTGATCTGGCAAAGGCAGTGGCAAATGAAACAAACAAAGAAGCCATTCTTATCCCAACTCTTGCCTCCACCTGCGCTGCTTGGACTCCGTTAAGTGTGTTTTATACAGAAGAAGGCGAATTCACGCATTACACCATTTTTCCGAAAAGTACATTAATCGTCTTAATAGAACCGCGTATCATTCTTCATTCACCAATTAAGTATGTTCGAGCAGGGATTGCAGACACATTGGCCAAATGGTACGAAGCTGATGTGTTAGTACGCGACTTACAAGATCTTCCGTTGCCTGTAAAAATCGCCCATCAAAGTGCGAGGCTTTGCCAGATTGTTTTACTTGAACATAGTCAAACTGCACTGAACGCGATGGAAGCAAAAACTTCTTCACCTGCTTTTCTTCAAGTTATTGAAACGATCATTGTGGCTGGTGGCATGGTTGGCGGTTTCGGAGACCGGTACGGGAGAATTGCTGCTGCCCACTCGGTTCATAATGGATTAACGGTAGCTCATGAAACCCATCATCTATTGCACGGTGAAAAAGTAGCGTACGGTATACTTGTTCAGCTAGTGCTCGAGGAAAATTTAGAAGAGGTTGCCTCCCTTCTTCCTTTTTACAGAGCTTTAGAGCTTCCAATACAATTAAGAGATCTAGAGCTGAACCGCGATAATCTCGAAAAACTCAAAGCAATTGCCGAGAGAACGGTAGCTTCTAGTGAGTCCATTCATTACTTGGAGAAAGACTTTACTTCAGACGATATATTAACCGCAATTCTATCACTGGAAACATTTGTTGATCCCCTTGTCTAACAGAACAAGGGGTTTTTTATTCAAATGGAGTTTTTTTTATTCAATGTTCACAAAATGTTACCAACTATTATTATCAAATTTTAGTACCTAGTAATATATATCACATCCTTCTCCCATACTACATGCTAGAATCTAATGGAGATTAAAAGAAATGGGTGATGATCATGAATTTTCCTCAGTTAAAAATTGGACATATGCTTCCGAAAGCTCCCATCATACAAGGTGGCATGGGTGTAGGCATTTCCCTTAGCAAGCTTGCCTCTGCTGTTGCAAATGCAGGTGGAATTGGCATAATTTCGGGCACAGGGATTTCCGTTGAAGAAATGAGAAACCATATTCGTCAAGCTAAAGCGCTTGTGAAAAAGGATGCAGGATATATTGGTGTTAATGTGTTATTTGCAATGAATGACTTTGCTGAGAAAATGAAGGCGGCACTTGAAGAAAAGGTCGATTTTATTATTTCAGGTGCAGGGATTTCACGGGATATGTATGCATGGGGCAAGAAAGCGGGTATTCCCGTTCTTTCTATAGTGTCTTCTGCGAAGCTAGCGAAAATGTCAGAGCGCCTTGGTGCTGCCGCAGTTGTGGTTGAAGGACATGAAGCGGGTGGCCACCTCGGGACCGAACGTCCATTATTTGAGATTCTTCCTGAAGTGGTGGAGGCTGTATCGATCCCGGTTATTGCAGCGGGAGGAATCATGACAGGAGCAGACATTGCTAAAGCGATCAGCATGGGAGCTTCAGGAGTACAAATGGGAACTCGGTTTGTTGCGAGCGAGGAATGTGATGCCCCACTTTCCTTTAAGCAGAAATACGTCGAAGCGACGAAGGAAGATACACTGCTCGTTAAAACAACAGTTGGTCTTCACGGTCGTGCGATTGCAAATCACTTTACAGACTTAATCACTACTTCTGAAAAGCTAAAAATTACGAAATGCATGGATTGCTTGAAAAATTGCTCGTATAGATTTTGTACCCTTGACTCCCTTTTAAAATCAATGGCTGGCGATGTCGAAAATGGTCTTGTGTTTGCAGGAGCCAGAGTTCATGAAATTAAAGAGATACTTCCTGTGAAAAAAATCTTTGAAAATCTAACAAACGAGTATCGTGTAGCCATCAGTAAATAAAAAACTCAGAGGGTTAGCTCAAGTGGCTAACCCTCTCAGTTTTTTTGTTCTACTTATCTGTCTTGAGGGGATGGGTTTTGGTGGCTGGCTTTTGTTAATAGCTTTGATAGGTAGGGTTGGTTACCACTGGGACCATTTTCTTTGGTTAGAGGGAAACAAACAGTCACTTTGGTTACCGTTGGCTTGTGATTTCTGCGTTCACGGGAATCTAACTGCCTCTTTGGTTACCGCTGGCTTGTGATTTCTGCGTTTATGGGAATCTAACTGCCTCTTTGGTTACCGCTGGCTTGTGATTTCTGCGTTTATGGGAATCTAACTGCCTCTTTGGTTACCGCTGGCTTGTGATTTCTACGTTCATGGGAATCTAACTGCCTCTTTGGTTACCGCTGGCTTGCGATTTCTGCGTTTACGGGAATCTAACTGCCTCTTTGGTTACCGTTAGCTTGTGATTTCTGCGTTCACGGGAATCTAACTGCCTCTTTGGTTACAGCTGGCTTGTGATTTCTACGTTCATGGGAATCTAACTGCCTCTTTGGTTACCGCTAGCTTGTGATTTCTGCGTTCACGGGAAT from Robertmurraya sp. FSL R5-0851 includes the following:
- the ilvD gene encoding dihydroxy-acid dehydratase, producing the protein MAELRSNMIKKGFDRAPHRSLLRAAGVKEEDFGKPFIAVVNSYIDIVPGHVHLQEFGKIVKDAIREAGGVPFEMNTIGVDDGIAMGHIGMRYSLPSREIIADSVETVVAAHWFDGMVCIPNCDKITPGMLMASLRLNIPTVFVSGGPMKAGVTSDGKKISLSSVFEGVGAYQAGKLDDKGLLELEQFGCPTCGSCSGMFTANSMNCLAEALGLALPGNGTILAVAPERRDFVRKSATQLMELIEKDIKPRDIVTEKAIDNAFALDMALGGSSNTVLHTLALAHEAEIDYPIGRINEVAARVPHLSKLAPASDVFIEDLHEAGGVSAVLNELSKKEGALHLDTLTVTGKTLGENIAGCDVKNYDVIHSIDNPFSEKGGLAVLFGNLAPDGAIIKTGGITGGNRHEGPAVVFDSQDEALHGIANGKVKEGDVVVIRYEGPKGGPGMPEMLAPTSQIMGMGLGAKVALVTDGRFSGASRGLSIGHASPEAAEGGPLAFIQNGDQIIIDVDARSMDVVLSDEEWAERKANWKGFEPKVKKGYLARYSKLVTSASTGGVMKI
- a CDS encoding ATP-binding cassette domain-containing protein translates to MIEVTDLVKVYQTKKGEVTGVDHVSLTVNKGEIFGIVGYSGAGKSSLLRCLNLLEAPTSGEIKIDGVSLTTLGKKELRTARQKIGMIFQHFYLVSSKTVFENVAFALKAAHKSKAEIDNRVTDLLEMVGLSDKRDVYPSQLSGGQKQRVGIARALANNPSVLLCDEATSALDPSTTKSILSLLKKINQELGLTIVLITHEMEVVKEICDRMAVMQDGRIVEEGHVYDLFSNPTNELTKEFINTILQFDLPDHLLTSSKGKIVKIHFRGAIAEESVISDALQKFQVKGNILHGKIEYIKETPLGIFIMELTGDIAEVEKAIQYITSRTESLEVIRDAA
- a CDS encoding methionine ABC transporter permease MetI, which encodes MPLDSLIELLPDLNKAFFETIYMVGISIAVAMIIGLPVGVLLFVTDRGLFLENSLFNQIVGFLVNMIRSIPFIILLIALLPLADLIAGSTIGPTAASVSLSVAAIPFFARLVEQSLREIDKGVIEAAVAVGASPWMIIKEVLLPEAKPGIIQGVTITIISLVAYSAMAGIVGGGGVGDLAIRFGYYRYDNTVMITTVIILICLVQLIQFFGDRLAKAVNKK
- a CDS encoding MetQ/NlpA family ABC transporter substrate-binding protein — encoded protein: MRKLFLSFVVLIAIAVLAACGGSSEEASSSEEKATEKKEVKIGATSGPYSDMVSNAIKPLLEEKGYEVEVVEFSDYVQPNLALSKGDIDANLFQHKIYMENFAKENKIELSDVISVPTAPMGIYSKTFTSVDEISDGADIAIPNDPTNAARAFLILEDLGLISLNADADPLTVSEKDVEKNVKNLVFQPIEAAQLPRAVDSVDLAAVPGNFALAAKMDLLDALQLENMPDQYRNRVAVDTKNIDSQFAKDLKEVVESEEFETIIDEDFQGFGKPEWMVNR
- a CDS encoding iron-containing alcohol dehydrogenase family protein, translated to MNTLKKLEVRGAPSYYACHEGSFDDLENLLLLNSINHCLVIHGEQSWKAASSYFPNMQDVKLTFVPYHGECSLREVQRISTIANDTNIDAIIGIGGGKVLDLAKAVANETNKEAILIPTLASTCAAWTPLSVFYTEEGEFTHYTIFPKSTLIVLIEPRIILHSPIKYVRAGIADTLAKWYEADVLVRDLQDLPLPVKIAHQSARLCQIVLLEHSQTALNAMEAKTSSPAFLQVIETIIVAGGMVGGFGDRYGRIAAAHSVHNGLTVAHETHHLLHGEKVAYGILVQLVLEENLEEVASLLPFYRALELPIQLRDLELNRDNLEKLKAIAERTVASSESIHYLEKDFTSDDILTAILSLETFVDPLV
- a CDS encoding nitronate monooxygenase, whose protein sequence is MNFPQLKIGHMLPKAPIIQGGMGVGISLSKLASAVANAGGIGIISGTGISVEEMRNHIRQAKALVKKDAGYIGVNVLFAMNDFAEKMKAALEEKVDFIISGAGISRDMYAWGKKAGIPVLSIVSSAKLAKMSERLGAAAVVVEGHEAGGHLGTERPLFEILPEVVEAVSIPVIAAGGIMTGADIAKAISMGASGVQMGTRFVASEECDAPLSFKQKYVEATKEDTLLVKTTVGLHGRAIANHFTDLITTSEKLKITKCMDCLKNCSYRFCTLDSLLKSMAGDVENGLVFAGARVHEIKEILPVKKIFENLTNEYRVAISK